One stretch of Amycolatopsis tolypomycina DNA includes these proteins:
- the smc gene encoding chromosome segregation protein SMC: MHLKSLTLKGFKSFASATTLRFEPGITCVVGPNGSGKSNVLDALRWVMGTQGAKDLRGGKMEDVIFAGTAGRAPLGRAEVTLTIDNADGALPIEYSEVSITRRMFRDGASEYEINGDRCRLMDVQELLSDSGIGREMHVIVGQGQLSAILESKPEERRAFIEEAAGVLKHRKRKEQTLRKLANMQGNLDRLGDLTTELRRQLKPLGKQAEIARKAQTVQSELRDSRLRLLADDLVTQREAIAREEADEKTARARRAEVEQTLEIVSAEEAELEASLAEDAPLLQTAQETWYKLSALAERLRGTVRLAIERQRHLSADVSAHTGGRDPEELLEEAERVAEQEEELNEAVMEARELLAQTVLRREDLEQRVQAAERAHWAAVRAIADRREGMAKLTGQVEALRSKNGATTDEIDRLSVSIEEAAERAEIAVEELELAKAEGGAEESDDAGLMDRHDRAVEANNAAKARVEELVKAERAAEREIASEKARVEALSMGLKRKDGAGALLGASHELPGLLGSVAALLTVEPGHEVALAAALGPVADAVAVAGGEDALRALKYLKDTDSGRAGILLGGPESTVDTYSWPSLPEGARWAREVVTAPAQLRPAVEQALDKLAIVRDLDAARHLVAVHPDVRAVTAEGDVFGARWAIGGSGQRESVIEVQAAVDEAGERLRLAERSLERYAAELEGARAEQQARREEVSQAKDALGEAKVRKARSSERLNRLQQAARQAQAEVERLTGQRAKVEQSRVQALAQLAELEERLAAVAEQPVEDDPDTAERDAAVEELAVVRQEEMEARLAQRTSEERARSIAGKAEGLRRAAHAEQQARERAERAAAARKRGAEIATAVVNAGELALERIEHSVQRAATERDQVQARRQSREQALTSVRAKVRELTGELEKLTDAVHRDEVLRAEQRLRLETLEAKIAEDFGIGLADLVQEYGPDVPVPPSAGEMAEYEAAKDRGEDVTPPPPMPYDRETQARRAKRAEKDLSLLGKVNPLALEEFAALEERYKFLSTQLEDLKDTRKDLEAVIKQVDEKILEVFASAYADVSREFETVFGVLFPGGEGRMVLTEPDDLLATGVDVEARPPGKKVKRLSLLSGGEKSLVAVGMLVAIFRARPSPFYVMDEVEAALDDTNMRRLIGLLEQLRDSSQLIIITHQKPTMEIADALYGVSMQGDGITKVISQRLRTTEEEPVPVS, encoded by the coding sequence GTGCACCTGAAAAGCCTGACGCTCAAGGGCTTCAAGTCCTTCGCCTCGGCCACCACGCTGCGCTTCGAACCCGGCATCACCTGCGTGGTCGGGCCGAACGGCTCGGGCAAGTCCAACGTGCTCGACGCCCTGCGCTGGGTCATGGGCACCCAGGGCGCCAAGGACCTGCGCGGCGGCAAGATGGAGGACGTCATCTTCGCCGGCACCGCGGGCCGCGCCCCGCTCGGCCGCGCCGAGGTCACCCTCACCATCGACAACGCCGACGGCGCGCTGCCCATCGAGTACTCCGAGGTGTCGATCACCCGCCGGATGTTCCGCGACGGCGCCAGCGAGTACGAGATCAACGGCGACCGCTGCCGCCTGATGGACGTCCAGGAACTGCTCTCCGACTCCGGCATCGGCCGCGAGATGCACGTCATCGTCGGGCAGGGCCAGCTCTCGGCGATCCTCGAGTCCAAGCCCGAAGAGCGCCGCGCCTTCATCGAAGAGGCCGCCGGCGTCCTCAAGCACCGCAAGCGCAAGGAACAGACCCTGCGCAAGCTGGCCAACATGCAGGGCAACCTCGACCGCCTCGGCGACCTGACGACCGAGCTGCGCCGCCAGCTCAAGCCGCTGGGCAAGCAGGCCGAGATCGCCCGCAAGGCCCAGACGGTCCAGTCCGAGCTGCGCGACTCCCGCCTGCGCCTGCTCGCCGACGACCTGGTCACCCAGCGGGAGGCCATCGCGCGCGAAGAGGCCGACGAGAAGACGGCCCGCGCCCGCCGCGCCGAGGTCGAGCAGACCCTCGAGATCGTCTCCGCCGAAGAAGCCGAGCTGGAGGCCTCGCTCGCCGAGGACGCGCCGCTGCTGCAGACCGCCCAGGAGACCTGGTACAAGCTGTCCGCGCTGGCCGAGCGCCTGCGCGGCACCGTCCGCCTGGCGATCGAGCGCCAGCGGCACCTCTCCGCCGACGTCTCGGCCCACACCGGCGGCCGCGACCCCGAGGAGCTTCTCGAAGAGGCCGAGCGCGTCGCCGAGCAGGAAGAAGAGCTCAACGAGGCCGTCATGGAGGCCCGGGAGCTGCTCGCCCAGACCGTGCTGCGCCGCGAGGACCTCGAACAGCGCGTCCAGGCCGCCGAGCGCGCGCACTGGGCCGCCGTCCGCGCGATCGCCGACCGCCGCGAGGGCATGGCCAAGCTGACCGGCCAGGTCGAGGCGCTGCGCAGCAAGAACGGCGCGACCACGGACGAGATCGACCGGCTGAGCGTCTCCATCGAAGAGGCCGCCGAGCGCGCCGAGATCGCCGTCGAAGAACTCGAGCTGGCCAAGGCCGAGGGCGGCGCGGAGGAGTCCGACGACGCCGGCCTGATGGACCGCCACGACCGTGCGGTCGAGGCCAACAACGCGGCCAAGGCGCGCGTCGAAGAGCTGGTCAAGGCCGAGCGCGCGGCCGAGCGCGAGATCGCGTCCGAAAAGGCGCGTGTCGAGGCGCTGTCGATGGGGCTCAAGCGCAAGGACGGCGCGGGCGCGCTGCTCGGCGCGTCCCACGAGCTGCCGGGCCTGCTCGGCTCGGTCGCCGCGCTGCTGACCGTCGAGCCGGGCCACGAGGTCGCGCTGGCCGCGGCGCTCGGCCCGGTGGCCGACGCGGTCGCCGTCGCGGGCGGCGAAGACGCCCTGCGCGCGCTGAAGTACTTGAAGGACACCGACTCCGGTCGCGCGGGCATCCTGCTCGGCGGTCCCGAGTCCACTGTGGACACCTATTCGTGGCCGTCGCTGCCGGAAGGCGCGCGCTGGGCCCGCGAGGTCGTCACGGCGCCGGCGCAGCTGCGGCCCGCGGTCGAGCAGGCCCTCGACAAGCTCGCCATCGTGCGCGACCTCGACGCGGCCCGGCACCTGGTCGCGGTGCACCCGGACGTCCGCGCGGTCACCGCCGAGGGCGACGTCTTCGGCGCCCGCTGGGCGATCGGCGGGTCGGGCCAGCGCGAGAGCGTCATCGAGGTCCAGGCCGCCGTCGACGAGGCGGGGGAGCGGCTGCGGCTGGCCGAACGCTCGCTGGAGCGGTACGCGGCCGAGCTGGAAGGTGCCCGCGCCGAGCAGCAGGCACGGCGTGAAGAGGTTTCGCAGGCCAAGGACGCCCTCGGCGAGGCAAAGGTCCGGAAGGCCCGCTCGTCGGAGCGGCTCAACCGGCTGCAGCAGGCCGCCCGCCAGGCCCAGGCCGAGGTCGAGCGGCTGACCGGGCAGCGCGCGAAGGTCGAGCAGAGCCGCGTGCAGGCGCTGGCCCAGCTCGCCGAGCTGGAGGAACGGCTCGCCGCCGTCGCCGAGCAGCCCGTCGAGGACGACCCGGACACCGCCGAGCGCGACGCCGCGGTCGAGGAACTGGCCGTCGTCCGGCAGGAGGAGATGGAGGCGCGGCTCGCGCAGCGCACCTCCGAAGAGCGGGCGCGCAGCATCGCCGGCAAGGCCGAGGGCCTCCGCCGCGCCGCCCACGCCGAGCAGCAGGCCCGCGAACGCGCCGAGCGCGCCGCCGCGGCCCGCAAGCGCGGCGCCGAGATCGCCACCGCCGTCGTCAACGCCGGCGAGCTGGCGCTGGAGCGCATCGAGCACTCGGTGCAGCGCGCGGCCACCGAACGCGACCAGGTCCAGGCCCGCCGCCAGAGCCGCGAGCAGGCACTGACGAGTGTCCGCGCCAAGGTCCGCGAGCTCACCGGCGAGCTGGAGAAGCTGACCGACGCCGTCCACCGCGACGAGGTGCTGCGCGCCGAGCAGCGGCTGCGGCTGGAGACCCTCGAAGCCAAGATCGCTGAGGACTTCGGCATCGGGCTGGCCGACCTGGTCCAGGAGTACGGCCCGGACGTCCCGGTCCCGCCGAGCGCGGGCGAAATGGCCGAGTACGAGGCGGCCAAGGACCGCGGCGAAGACGTCACCCCGCCGCCGCCGATGCCCTACGACCGCGAAACCCAGGCCCGCCGCGCCAAGCGCGCCGAGAAGGACCTGTCCCTGCTGGGCAAGGTCAACCCGCTGGCCCTGGAGGAGTTCGCGGCGCTGGAGGAGCGGTACAAGTTCCTCTCCACGCAGCTGGAGGACCTCAAGGACACCCGCAAGGACCTCGAAGCCGTCATCAAGCAGGTCGACGAGAAGATCCTCGAGGTCTTCGCCTCGGCGTACGCGGACGTCTCCCGCGAGTTCGAGACGGTGTTCGGCGTGCTCTTCCCGGGCGGCGAGGGCCGGATGGTCCTCACCGAGCCGGACGACCTGCTGGCCACCGGCGTCGACGTCGAAGCGCGCCCGCCGGGCAAGAAGGTCAAGCGGCTGTCGCTGCTGTCGGGTGGCGAGAAGTCGCTGGTCGCGGTGGGCATGCTGGTCGCGATCTTCCGCGCCCGCCCGTCACCCTTCTACGTGATGGACGAGGTCGAGGCGGCGCTCGACGACACCAACATGCGCCGGCTGATCGGGCTGCTGGAGCAGCTGCGCGACTCGTCGCAGCTGATCATCATCACCCACCAGAAGCCGACCATGGAGATCGCCGACGCCCTCTACGGCGTGAGCATGCAGGGCGACGGCATCACGAAGGTGATCTCGCAGCGGCTGCGCACGACCGAGGAAGAGCCGGTTCCGGTCAGCTGA
- a CDS encoding DUF3455 domain-containing protein, with amino-acid sequence MKRMTVALAIGALLVGGAATASATPAASKVPDAIKVPAGNRPLTTYPAEGVQIYGCTNGAWALVQPAAVLTRHGKPVALHSKGPVWTSTVDGSTVGAAAAASSPRKDAIPELLLKANLNTGDGVFGKVTYIQRLNTRGGVAPAGACTAGAQTAVRYSADYAFWVAG; translated from the coding sequence ATGAAGCGGATGACGGTGGCGCTCGCGATCGGCGCCCTCCTGGTCGGCGGCGCGGCGACGGCTTCGGCCACCCCGGCGGCCTCGAAGGTGCCGGACGCGATCAAGGTCCCCGCGGGCAACCGGCCGCTGACCACGTACCCGGCCGAAGGCGTGCAGATCTACGGCTGCACGAACGGCGCGTGGGCGCTGGTCCAGCCCGCCGCGGTGCTGACGCGCCACGGGAAGCCGGTGGCGCTGCACAGCAAGGGCCCGGTCTGGACGTCCACTGTGGACGGCAGCACGGTCGGCGCGGCGGCGGCCGCGTCGTCGCCGCGGAAGGACGCGATCCCGGAACTGCTGCTCAAGGCGAACCTCAACACCGGCGACGGCGTCTTCGGCAAGGTGACGTACATCCAGCGCCTCAACACCCGCGGCGGCGTGGCCCCGGCCGGGGCGTGCACGGCCGGCGCGCAGACCGCGGTCCGCTACTCGGCGGACTACGCCTTCTGGGTCGCGGGCTGA